The following proteins are co-located in the Papaver somniferum cultivar HN1 unplaced genomic scaffold, ASM357369v1 unplaced-scaffold_128, whole genome shotgun sequence genome:
- the LOC113331861 gene encoding LOW QUALITY PROTEIN: uncharacterized protein LOC113331861 (The sequence of the model RefSeq protein was modified relative to this genomic sequence to represent the inferred CDS: deleted 2 bases in 1 codon; substituted 2 bases at 2 genomic stop codons): MSVETDMVITRKVPTRRKARVNKNDKGKRGGGKVFRGSADKKVRVDKQMQKLFRKRARQYNSDDDEEEEEEHEEPAHKRKASHVDRRPVNNEVEASDGESSRXRXNGSDADDEVKGDSDDEGKNIDPGITMFTYGCKVFKMAFSTIIGKKVADPELGPVLSGHRELVAMKLAEELSERKAKGEAKKDKHMREKGHAKLPAYLDSHDKFLMSVATKGVIKLFTAVSKAQNAQKGLNPSRDKDAKAIAKRRRPTFLLEIRKRSSQPAETSSKSDN, from the exons ATGTCTGTAGAAACTGATATGGTAATCACAAGGAAAGTTCCAACGAGGCGAAAGGCCCGTGTTAACAAAAATGATAAAGGGAAAAGGGGAGGGGGGAAAGTGTTTCGGGGTAGTGCTGATAAGAAAGTTAGGGTAGACAAGCAAATGCAAAAACTATTTCGTAAAAGGGCGAGACAGTACAACTCAGATGATgacgaggaggaagaggaagagcaCGAGGAGCCTGCGCATAAGCGAAAAGCTTCACATGTAGATCGAAGACCTGTTAATAATGAAGTGGAAGCTTCAGATGGGGAGTCTAGT AGATGAAGGTGAAATGGTTCAGATGCTGATGATGAGGTGAAAGGGGATTCTGATGACGAAGGCAAAAATATAGATCCAGGAATTACAATGTTCACTTATGGTTGTAAAGTGTTTAAGATGGCTTTCAGCACAATCATTGGGAAGAAAGTTGCAGACCCTGAATTG GGCCCTGTTTTGTCAGGGCACAGGGAGCTAGTTGCTATGAAACTTGCTGAAGAGCTAAGCGAAAGAAAGGCCAAAGGGGAGGCCAAGAAGGACAAACATATG CGGGAGAAGGGCCATGCAAAGCTACCTGCATATTTAGACTCACACGACAAGTTTCTTATGAGTGTTGCTACTAAAGGAG TGATCAAGTTATTTACTGCG GTCAGCAAAGCGCAAAATGCTCAGAAAGGACTAAATCCATCAAGGGATAAAGATGCCAAAG CAATTGCTAAGCGTAGGAGACCGACATTCTTATTAGAAATACGCAAGAGAAGTTCACAACCAGCTGAAACTTCCTCCAAG AGTGACAATTAA